One Acetobacter oryzoeni genomic window, AAACCATCAACCTTACCGCCATGAGCAATCATGCTGTTCATGCGGTCTGCCACAACGCGGGCAAAAGCATCTTTTGCATCATCTGCCGGGGTCGAGCCGGAAGGCATTTTACCCGGTGTACCTTCATGGCCACGCGTATCAAAATCCTGCACATCGCGCATTTCGCCTTCCGCATCATGCAGAAAACGTACCTTGCCACCATCTGCAACAACGTAAACTACCAGGCCATCTCTTGCTTCCGTCATGGAATACATCCTTTTCAAATCACTCTATCAGCCTGCCAGCATGCCGTATTATGCGACATTTAACCACCAGCGCTGCTGCGCTGCTGATGTGCAGTCTGCGTGCTGAGTGATATAGGATTGAGGCATGACAGTTCCAGCCCCCTTTTCCCAACTTGTTACGCCTCTTGATCACGCTCTCCTCTGGGCACGCCAGGGGCAGGCCGTTGCCATCGCAACTGTAACAGGCACGTGGGGCAGTTCCCCCCGTCCTGCAGGCAGCAATATGGTCATGAGCAAAAATGGCCTTATGGAAGGTTCTGTAAGCGGCGGCTGTGTGGAAACAGATGTTATGCTGCACGCCCAAGAAATTATGGATGGGCAAGCACCAACTGTCATTTCCTATGGCGTGAGCAGTGCCAAAGCATGGGAAGTTGGGTTGGCCTGCGGTGGCAAGCTGGATGTTATGGTGGAGGCCATTCAAAGCCCTGCCTGCCCAACAGGCACATGGCCGCTACATTTGCTGGAACAGATATGTGACCTTCAAGCTTCCCGCAAAGCGGCAGTACTCGTGCGCAGCTTGGATGGTAAACAGCATGTGCTTGTACAAGCTCCCCAACAAAATACCCACGAAGGGCTTCCTCCATCCGTGCAGGAAGCGGCCTTTCATCAGCTACAAGATGGGCGCTGCACAACTGTAGAAGAAGCAGATGGCCAAAAATGGTTTGTGCAACCCATTATTCCACCTCCGCGCCTGCTTATTGTAGGGGCGGTACATATTGCGCAGTATCTCGCGCGCATGGCGCAGATAACCGGCTTTTCTCCCATCGTTATAGACCCGCGGGAAGCATTGGCGACACCAGACCGTTTCCCGGGCCTGGAAAGTGGCACCACACTTATTACAGAATGGCCGGACGAAGCCCTGGAAGCCTTGGGGGTTGATACCATGACCGCCATTGTAACCCTGACACATGATGCCAAGCTGGATGACCCAACCCTAGAAGCGGCCTTGAAAAGCCCTGCTTTTTATATTGGCGCTTTAGGATCACGCAAAACACAGGCAAGCCGGTTACAACGCTTGCAAACTCTAGGCTTTACCGAACAAGACCTTAAACGCATACGCGGCCCGGTTGGCTTAGCTATTGGCGCAGTAGGGGCCGAAGAAATTGCCCTTTCCATTATGGCAGAAATTGTTGCCACCCGCCGTCATGCTCCCCTGGCAGATATACGCGGGTGGTAACACCTCCATTCCTGCCGGGAACATGGGCCTGCGTGCTATGCGCGGGCCGTTCTTCTCGTACTGCTCCCACCAACAAACTGTTAGCTCCAGACGCGGCGGGGCAACCTATGTTGGTTCAGACACTCAAAAATATTCTCAACAGCAAAGCTGAAACTGTTCTGGCACTTTTACCGCCAGAGCAGCCGGAACTGGAAGCAGTTATCCGCTCATATTTCCACCATGCCCTCAAAGCAGGAAGGCTACAGTCACAAACTGTTTTGAATGCACATTCTGGCCTTTCTGCTTCTTTGCACGCAGGTGTTCAGGCTGCTCAAGCAGGAAATGCACAAAGCCTGCTTATGTGTCTGGGTGATATGCCGCTGGTTTCTACAACATTGCTGAACACCCTGATGGAAACCCAGCACCACTATGCTCCTGCCGCCACTGCGCCTTTACGGAACGGCAAGGTTGGCAACCCTGTTGTCTGGAATCCATCACAATTCAGCAAGTTGCTTCAGATCACGGGAGATCAGGGAGGGAGGGCGGTTTTGCGCAATCTGGGCGCTGATATACGCCTTATTCCAGCCAATTCTGCCGAACTGGTTGACTTTGATACGCCAGAACGACTGGCAATATATCGTCAGATGTCTTTTCCAGACAGTTGACCAGAGGGGCACACCCTCCGACAATTCAAAACAGGCCGCAAGTTTTCACTGAACGGTCGTTTTGTCTGTTTTCAACAAGGGATCATCATGAGCAAAATCCTACGCACCAACCCCAACCCCATTCTTTCTGCGGCGGTTGAATACCACGGTTTTATTTTTACGCAGGGTGTTGTCGCCCGCAATCTGGATCAGGATGTTGAAGGCCAGACACGTGATGTGCTGGAACAGATTGACACACTGCTGGAACAGCACGGCACAGACAACACCCGCATTTTGCAGGCACAAATCTGGGTAAAAGACATTAATGATCGCGATAAGCTGAACAAAATCTGGAGCGCGTGGCTGCCAGAAAATATGGCCCCTGCCCGTGCTTGCGTTCAGG contains:
- a CDS encoding host attachment protein, giving the protein MYSMTEARDGLVVYVVADGGKVRFLHDAEGEMRDVQDFDTRGHEGTPGKMPSGSTPADDAKDAFARVVADRMNSMIAHGGKVDGFVVAAPAPIIHEIKTHLSKPATAKIIKTFTKDLTNVPAHELRKHFDIPETGWVLPQ
- a CDS encoding nucleotidyltransferase family protein, whose protein sequence is MVTPPFLPGTWACVLCAGRSSRTAPTNKLLAPDAAGQPMLVQTLKNILNSKAETVLALLPPEQPELEAVIRSYFHHALKAGRLQSQTVLNAHSGLSASLHAGVQAAQAGNAQSLLMCLGDMPLVSTTLLNTLMETQHHYAPAATAPLRNGKVGNPVVWNPSQFSKLLQITGDQGGRAVLRNLGADIRLIPANSAELVDFDTPERLAIYRQMSFPDS
- a CDS encoding XdhC family protein; this translates as MTVPAPFSQLVTPLDHALLWARQGQAVAIATVTGTWGSSPRPAGSNMVMSKNGLMEGSVSGGCVETDVMLHAQEIMDGQAPTVISYGVSSAKAWEVGLACGGKLDVMVEAIQSPACPTGTWPLHLLEQICDLQASRKAAVLVRSLDGKQHVLVQAPQQNTHEGLPPSVQEAAFHQLQDGRCTTVEEADGQKWFVQPIIPPPRLLIVGAVHIAQYLARMAQITGFSPIVIDPREALATPDRFPGLESGTTLITEWPDEALEALGVDTMTAIVTLTHDAKLDDPTLEAALKSPAFYIGALGSRKTQASRLQRLQTLGFTEQDLKRIRGPVGLAIGAVGAEEIALSIMAEIVATRRHAPLADIRGW
- a CDS encoding RidA family protein yields the protein MSKILRTNPNPILSAAVEYHGFIFTQGVVARNLDQDVEGQTRDVLEQIDTLLEQHGTDNTRILQAQIWVKDINDRDKLNKIWSAWLPENMAPARACVQAVMADPRILVEIMVTTTK